A genomic segment from Gracilinanus agilis isolate LMUSP501 chromosome 1, AgileGrace, whole genome shotgun sequence encodes:
- the RPL7 gene encoding 60S ribosomal protein L7, with translation MRVLPLSQAGIMAGTEEKKKLPSVPESLLKKRKAFAILKAKRLKKKMAIKKLRKIRRKVIYEKAKAYHKEYRQMYRSEIRLARMARKAGNYYVPAEPKLAFVIRIRGINGVSPKVRKVLQLLRLRQIFNGTFVKLNKASINMLRIVEPYIAWGYPNLKSVNDLIYKRGYGKIKKQRIALTDNALIAKSLGKYGIICMEDLIHEIYTVGKHFKAANNFLWPFKLSSPRGGMKKKTTHFVEGGDAGNREDQINRLIRRMN, from the exons ATGCGCGTACTTCCTCTTTCCCAGGCTGGAATCATGGCGGGCACAGA agaaaagaagaagctaCCATCTGTTCCAGAATCCCTTCTGAAAAAGCGAAAGGCCTTTGCAATACTGAAGGCCAAACGCTTGAAGAAGAAGATGGCTATAAAAAAG cttcGAAAGATACGGAGAAAAGTAATCTATGAAAAAGCTAAAGCCTATCACAAGGAGTATAGACAGATGTACAGAAGCGAAATCCGGCTGGCTAGAATGGCACGCAAAGCTGGCAACTACTATGTACCTGCTGAACCCAAGTTGGCTTTTGTGATCAGAATCAGAGG gaTCAATGGTGTTAGCCCAAAGGTCCGCAAAGTGTTGCAGCTTCTTCGACTTCGCCAGATCTTCAATGGCACATTTGTTAAGCTTAACAAGGCTTCAATTAACATGCTGAGGATTGTGGAACCATATATTGCATGGGG ttacCCCAACCTGAAGTCTGTGAATGACTTGATTTACAAACGGGGTTATGGCAAGATCAAGAAACAGAGAATTGCCCTGACTGATAATGCCCTTATTGCAAAGTCTCTTG gtaaatacGGAATTATCTGTATGGAGGACTTGATCCATGAGATCTACACTGTTGGCAAGCACTTCAAAGCCGCCAACAACTTCCTGTGGCCCTTCAAATTATCATCTCCACGGGGTGGAATGAAGAAAAAGACTACACATTTTGTGGAAGGTGGAGATGCTGGTAACAGGGAAGACCAGATCAACAGGCTTATTAGAAGAATGAACTAA